The sequence TCAAAAGCGGACTCTGGCCAGGGAAATTCCAAGAGTCCATAGTTATCGCAAAACCAAAAACCCTAGCCGAGTTCCGTGAGAAAGCAACTACCCAGATTGAGGTGGAAGAATTTCGAGCATTGCGTAGAGCGGATAAACCCACCCCCAAACAGAGACGAGGAAAAGCGAAGCAGACAACCAAACAGCAGATCAGATGCCAAAACGTTTCGATTAACACCAAAGTTCGACAACTACACCCCTTTCAACACAAAAAGGGAAGACATCATAAAAGACATATTACATTCAAAACTTATCAAACCCCCCAGTAGGGCCGGCATGTATCAGGATCAGCGACATGTGGACAGATCAAAGTACTGCGCTTTTCACCAAAAGTACGGCCACACCACGGATGATTGCGTCATAGCCAAAGATGTCCTCGAAAAGCTCGCGCGCCAAGGATTGCTAGACAAGTACATCGAGAGCCGAGGAAGGAGACAAAGCACAGACGAATCCGGCCAACAATCCAAGCCGACCACAAACCCTCGAGACAAAGGAAAAAAGGTAGATAATGATACCAATCCACCACGCAGAATAATAAACTGCATTTCCGGTGGTTTTGCAGGTGGCGGATGCACAAACTCGGCACGGAAAAGGTTGTATCGAGCTATGATGACAATGACAGAATCCACTGCGCCTCAGCAACCCAACAAGGATAGGCCGGAGATCTCATTCATCGCCAAAGATTTCAAAGCAAATGACCGAAACCTGGATGACCCGGTTGTCATCACAGCACAAGTCGGAGAACCGTTGGTAAAAAAGATCTTAATGGATCCAGGAAGCAGCGCAGACGTACTTTTCTATTCAACTTTCCAAAAGATGAAGCTCAGCGATAAGAACCTCCAACCATCCTCCGGGGAATTGGTAGGTTTCTCAGGTGAGCGCGTCGCCATTCGAGGTTATATCTGGTTACAAACCACTTTCGGGGAATACCCCAACAGTAAGACCATAGATATACAGTATCTTGTGGTAGATTGCAGAAGTCCATATAACATCATTTTAGGCAGACCATCTTTAAACGCATTTAATACTATTGTTTCTGCTGTGCATTTGTGTGTCAAGTTTCTTTCACAGGACAACAAAGTCGTTACCATCCACGGAGACCAGAAAGAGGCTAGGCAGTGCTATAACGCCAGCCTGAAAAATGAACAACAAAAACCAACAAAACAACAATACGTCCAAGCAGTATATAACTCGGATCAGCTGCCTGCCCTGGCTGACCTGGACCCCAGATCCAACCATAACGAGCGTCCAATGCCAACAGACGACCTCACCAAGGTGCAATTGAACAAGGACGATGAATCCAAATACACATACCTGGCAACGCACTCAAGGAAGAAGAGCAGATTCAACTAACCGAGTTATTGAGAAACAATGATGACCTATTCGCATGGACCCCAGcagacatgccaggaatagacccCAACATCATCTGTCACAAGTTGGCCATCAATCCAGCGGTCCAACCTATAGCACAAAAGAAACGACACCTCGGCACCGATAAGAGGGCAGCATCCCTAGAAGAGGCCAGAAAGCTACTCAACGCTGGCTTCATCAAAGAACTTAGATACTCCACCTGGTTATCATacgtggtaatggtaagaaaGAACAACGGTAAGTGAAGGATGTGTGTGGACTATACAGACCTCAACAAGGCCTGTCCAAAGGACGCATACCCTCTCCCGTGCATTGATAAGCTCATTGATAATTCTTTCGGTTTTCAATGTCTAAGTTTTATGGATGCCTACTCTGGCTATAACCAAATCCTCATGCATAAAACAGATCAAGATAAAACTGCTTTTATTACTGACGATGGAAACTTTTGCTATaacgtcatgccattcggactaaaAAATGCAGGTGCCACCTACCAACGACTAATGGAcaagattttcaaaaatcaaatcgggCGAAACATAGAAGTCTATGTTGACGACATGGTGGCAAATTCAACACACACAACAAAATACGTCCAGGATCTAACAGAGATATTCCAGTAACTCCGAATATACAATATGAAGCTCAAACCAGACAAATGTGCATTCAGGGTGCAAAGTGGTAAGTTcctcggcttcatgctcaccTACCGAGGTATAGAGGCAAATCCAGAAAAGTGCCAGGCAGTCCTGAATATGCGAAGTCCAAGGACGGTGAAGGAGGTACAACAACTAACCGGCCGGCTTGCAGCATTGTCCAGATTCCTACCCCGGATAGCTCACAGATCTcaccattttttcaaaaatctaaggAAACAACAGGAGTTCAACTGGACAGAGGAATGTGAAAAAGCCTTTACCGAACTCAAGGGCATACTCTCAGCTCCCCCAATCCTCCAAACTCCAAAAGCAGGTAAACCACTCTATCTGTATTTATCTGTTACTGACCATGCTATCAGTTCTGTCTTAGTAACAAAAGCAGAAAAACAGCAAAACCCGGTATACTTTGTCAGTAAATCACTACAAAATGCCGAGGTCCGTTATCCAAAAATAGAGAAACTGGCTCTAGCCCTAGTCGTAACAGCCAGACGCCTACGGCACTACTTCCAAAGTCACACCATCGTGGTCCGAACAGAACAGTCCTTAAGACAAATACTGGCGAAGCCCGAGTTAGCAGGAAGGCTAATCAAATGGTCGATTGAACTATCAGAATACGACATTCAATACCAATCAAGAGGAGCCATCAAATCCCAAGt is a genomic window of Arachis ipaensis cultivar K30076 chromosome B06, Araip1.1, whole genome shotgun sequence containing:
- the LOC107647388 gene encoding uncharacterized protein LOC107647388, with the translated sequence MYQDQRHVDRSKYCAFHQKYGHTTDDCVIAKDVLEKLARQGLLDKYIESRGRRQSTDESGQQSKPTTNPRDKGKKVDNDTNPPRRIINCISGGFAGGGCTNSARKRLYRAMMTMTESTAPQQPNKDRPEISFIAKDFKANDRNLDDPVVITAQVGEPLVKKILMDPGSSADVLFYSTFQKMKLSDKNLQPSSGELVGFSGERVAIRGYIWLQTTFGEYPNSKTIDIQYLVVDCRSPYNIILGRPSLNAFNTIVSAVHLCVKFLSQDNKVVTIHGDQKEARQCYNASLKNEQQKPTKQQYVQAVYNSDQLPALADLDPRSNHNERPMPTDDLTKVQLNKDDESKYTYLATHSRKKSRFN